One window of Chitinivorax sp. PXF-14 genomic DNA carries:
- a CDS encoding DEAD/DEAH box helicase: MSDTTFASLGLAEPILHAVADSGYTSPTPIQAQAIPLVLAGHDVLAAAQTGTGKTAGFTLPLLHRLSLGEKTVIPAHPRALILTPTRELAAQVEESVATYGKNLKLRSKTVFGGVALSPQVKAVKTRIDILVATPGRLLELVGKEILDLSGVETLVLDEADRMLDMGFIHDVRKILALLPAKRQNLLFSATFSDDIRKLAGGFMRDPRLVSVAPPNTTAERIAQTVHLVDREKKRELLTHLIQSQSWRQVLVFMRTKHGANRLAEYLEKHGVAAAAIHGNKSQGARTKALAGFKDGSIPVLVATDIAARGLDIEQLPHVVNFELPNVAEDYVHRIGRTGRAGASGEAISLVCVDELKLLDDIEKLTGVAVPRVDIPGFEADLSRPPEPIQRGRQGDDDERGPRQQRQGRGQQQRQGGGQQKQQKPQGRQDKAPQDKPAADATQQGQQGQGQQRQGRQQAQPQGKGPRQPAQQQGAPAGQQQARQKNRPPPPRQPGNSINYDENQPVNLPPPPPRISLTMHELGGSDPTQGYINYGNPGSARQGQGRGQGQQRAQGHGQGQPRAQGQGQGQGQGNNRKKGGGGRPQGQGGFGNKPRGR, translated from the coding sequence ATGTCCGACACGACTTTTGCCAGCCTTGGGTTGGCCGAACCTATTTTGCATGCTGTTGCCGACAGCGGCTATACCTCGCCCACCCCGATCCAGGCGCAGGCAATCCCGCTGGTGCTGGCCGGCCACGACGTACTGGCCGCCGCACAGACCGGCACCGGCAAGACGGCCGGTTTCACCCTGCCACTGCTGCACCGGCTGAGCCTCGGTGAAAAGACCGTCATCCCCGCGCACCCGCGCGCACTGATCCTGACCCCAACGCGTGAGCTTGCCGCGCAGGTCGAGGAATCGGTCGCCACCTATGGCAAGAACCTGAAACTGCGTTCCAAGACCGTATTCGGCGGCGTGGCCCTGAGCCCGCAGGTGAAGGCGGTGAAGACGCGCATCGATATCCTCGTCGCCACGCCGGGCCGCCTGCTCGAGCTGGTGGGCAAGGAAATCCTCGATCTCTCGGGGGTCGAGACGCTGGTGCTCGACGAGGCCGACCGCATGCTCGACATGGGCTTCATCCACGACGTGCGCAAGATCCTCGCGCTGTTGCCGGCCAAGCGGCAGAACCTGCTGTTCTCGGCCACCTTCTCCGACGACATCCGCAAGCTCGCGGGCGGCTTCATGCGCGACCCCAGGCTGGTATCGGTGGCGCCGCCCAACACCACGGCCGAGCGCATCGCCCAGACCGTGCACCTGGTCGACCGGGAGAAAAAGCGCGAGCTGCTGACGCATCTGATCCAGTCGCAAAGCTGGCGCCAGGTGCTGGTGTTCATGCGCACCAAGCACGGTGCCAACCGCCTCGCCGAATACCTGGAAAAGCACGGTGTTGCCGCTGCCGCGATCCATGGCAACAAGAGCCAGGGCGCGCGCACCAAGGCGCTCGCCGGCTTCAAGGATGGCTCGATCCCGGTGCTGGTGGCGACCGACATCGCCGCGCGTGGCCTCGACATCGAGCAACTGCCGCACGTGGTCAATTTCGAGCTGCCCAATGTGGCCGAGGACTATGTCCACCGCATCGGCCGCACCGGGCGCGCCGGCGCCAGTGGCGAGGCGATCTCGCTGGTGTGCGTCGATGAGCTGAAGCTGCTCGACGACATCGAAAAGCTGACAGGCGTCGCGGTGCCGCGTGTCGATATCCCCGGCTTTGAAGCCGACCTGAGCCGCCCACCGGAGCCGATCCAGCGTGGCCGTCAGGGCGACGACGACGAGCGCGGGCCACGCCAGCAGCGTCAGGGCAGGGGCCAGCAGCAGCGCCAAGGCGGCGGCCAGCAAAAACAGCAGAAGCCGCAGGGCCGCCAGGACAAGGCGCCGCAGGACAAGCCAGCCGCCGACGCGACGCAGCAGGGCCAGCAGGGGCAAGGGCAGCAACGCCAGGGCCGCCAGCAGGCTCAGCCGCAAGGCAAAGGCCCGCGCCAGCCCGCCCAGCAACAGGGTGCACCTGCTGGCCAGCAGCAGGCCCGCCAGAAGAACCGGCCGCCGCCGCCGCGCCAGCCCGGCAACAGCATCAATTACGATGAAAATCAGCCGGTCAACCTGCCGCCGCCGCCGCCGCGCATCTCGCTGACCATGCACGAGCTGGGTGGCAGCGATCCGACCCAGGGCTATATCAACTATGGCAACCCCGGCAGCGCCCGTCAGGGACAGGGGCGTGGCCAGGGGCAGCAACGTGCGCAGGGGCATGGCCAGGGCCAGCCGCGTGCCCAAGGGCAGGGACAAGGCCAGGGGCAGGGCAATAATCGCAAGAAGGGCGGTGGCGGCCGCCCGCAGGGCCAGGGCGGTTTCGGCAACAAGCCGCGCGGCCGCTGA
- a CDS encoding DUF4922 domain-containing protein, which produces MAMQGISALMDFPHRVASAIRSAQESGALAPTVTESTVLADGGVDFSVRWVSSLTRKDEARRVATAPDFNPFLPYEPGLFVGELGPGHVALLNKFPVIANHALIVTRAFEAQLAPLNLADFSALAAAMASADWLAFYNGGELAGASQRHKHLQLAPLAADGSGRCPIEALLPATAPAGVATRLTALPFAHAFVALDASRFNQPGEAAAMMLDAWQAACAHAAVSCHAGQMAPYNLLLRRGWLLLVPRRAERWEGISINALGFAGSLFVKHRDDIERIRVAGPMRVLAAVAGSATRESPGRGLS; this is translated from the coding sequence ATGGCTATGCAAGGCATTTCCGCCCTCATGGATTTCCCGCATCGGGTTGCCTCCGCCATCCGTAGCGCGCAGGAAAGCGGCGCGCTGGCGCCGACCGTCACCGAGTCGACGGTGCTGGCCGATGGCGGTGTCGACTTCTCGGTGCGCTGGGTGTCGTCGCTTACGCGCAAGGACGAGGCCAGGCGCGTCGCGACCGCGCCGGACTTCAACCCGTTTTTGCCTTACGAGCCCGGCCTGTTCGTGGGCGAGCTGGGGCCCGGCCATGTCGCGCTGCTCAATAAATTCCCGGTCATCGCCAACCATGCACTGATCGTCACCCGCGCATTCGAGGCGCAATTGGCGCCGCTCAATCTGGCCGATTTCAGCGCCCTCGCGGCCGCCATGGCCAGCGCCGACTGGCTTGCCTTCTACAACGGCGGCGAGCTGGCTGGCGCGAGCCAGCGCCACAAGCACCTGCAGCTGGCGCCGCTCGCTGCAGACGGCAGCGGCCGTTGCCCGATCGAGGCGCTGCTGCCCGCCACCGCACCCGCCGGCGTGGCCACCCGTCTCACGGCCCTGCCCTTCGCCCATGCCTTCGTGGCGCTCGACGCCAGCCGCTTCAATCAGCCCGGCGAGGCTGCGGCGATGATGCTCGACGCCTGGCAGGCCGCCTGCGCGCACGCGGCCGTATCTTGCCATGCCGGGCAGATGGCGCCGTACAACCTGCTGCTGCGCCGTGGCTGGCTGCTGCTCGTGCCGCGTCGGGCGGAGCGCTGGGAAGGCATCTCGATCAACGCGCTGGGCTTTGCCGGCTCGCTGTTCGTCAAGCACCGCGACGACATCGAGCGCATCCGTGTGGCCGGGCCGATGCGGGTGCTGGCGGCCGTGGCGGGCTCTGCCACTCGCGAAAGCCCCGGGCGCGGGCTAAGCTGA